One genomic window of Corticium candelabrum chromosome 9, ooCorCand1.1, whole genome shotgun sequence includes the following:
- the LOC134184665 gene encoding uncharacterized protein LOC134184665 codes for MPPKRRKTVFSSAAAASQKRRRLEEDEVARRQRLDSGRDRVARARAEQGEAAGDANAAEFASLLLRVGNGHIPVVEGRHTIFIPEDLGTVTDSPQTLIERVYPNLQHHYQDFEWLMQRAILAPHNVSIRDINWEMLQLFPGEIKIYKSIDTVRDDDAVHYPSEFLNSLEPAGMPPHKLALKVGIPLMVVRNLAPGIANGTRLILKRMMNNCLEATIATGPHKAQDVYLPKIPLIPSDTGLPFEFKRLQFPVKVCFAMTINKAQGQTLAVAGLDLHEPSFSHGQLYVGISRVASKHGLTFLAKEGKTKNVVYQEVLSTR; via the coding sequence ATGCCTCCGAAGAGACGAAAGACAGTTTTTTCATCGGCAGCTGCAGCCAGTCAAAAACGGAGACGtttagaagaagacgaagtaGCGAGACGGCAACGTTTGGACTCCGGTAGAGATAGAGTGGCGAGAGCGCGTGCTGAGCAAGGTGAGGCAGCTGGTGACGCCAACGCTGCTGAGTTTGCAAGTCTCTTGCTGCGAGTTGGGAACGGTCATATACCGGTAGTTGAAGGACGTCATACCATCTTCATTCCAGAAGATCTTGGCACAGTTACCGACTCTCCTCAGACCTTGATAGAGCGAGTGTACCCAAACTTGCAACATCACTACCAAGACTTCGAATGGCTAATGCAACGAGCTATTCTCGCACCACACAATGTCTCCATTCGTGATATTAACTGGGAGATGCTTCAGCTGTTTCCTGGAGAGATAAAGATCTATAAATCAATTGATACGGTcagagatgatgatgcagtACACTATCCCTCGGAGTTTCTTAACTCCCTGGAACCTGCTGGTATGCCTCCTCATAAACTGGCTCTAAAGGTGGGAATTCCTCTAATGGTTGTTCGAAATCTGGCTCCTGGGATTGCAAACGGCACACGTCTTATACTAAAGAGAAtgatgaacaactgtctggaaGCAACTATTGCTACTGGACCGCATAAAGCCCAGGACGTGTATCTGCCAAAGATACCACTAATTCCCAGTGATACTGGACTACCATTTGAATTCAAACGACTTCAGTTTCCAGTTAAGGTCTGCTTTGCTATGACTATTAACAAGGCACAAGGGCAGACCTTAGCTGTGGCAGGGCTAGATCTACACGAGCCATCCTTTAGCCATGGACAGCTTTATGTTGGCATTTCTAGAGTTGCCTCCAAACATGGACTAACTTTCTTGGCAAAAGAAGGAAAAACCAAAAACGTAGTGTACCAGGAAGTGCTGTCGACAAGATGA